The following are encoded together in the Lactuca sativa cultivar Salinas chromosome 1, Lsat_Salinas_v11, whole genome shotgun sequence genome:
- the LOC111898184 gene encoding uncharacterized protein LOC111898184 produces MVEELNKKLNMNLTKSHLKNHLKTLKSGFSQWYDMFNEISLSEFGWNVDTQLIEAYEQVWDNLIKFSPEAVILKTKKMAYFEQMLVLFARDRASGENAETTKERNARFNKTTNIKIESILEVDDLLASMDVTLENQRIDDDEDDIQVVSPTPKQNSSAKKCKPKKRKLINEEEKEVEPQPQYELETFETKTMNAVGDVANAMREGNKIFERAYHHELTGDEIYQELQPMGLEPHEILGALMYLARNQADVTTLFTCPMNIRKNLLKTMMSVGK; encoded by the exons ATGGTTGAGGAGCTTAATAAGAAACTTAACATGAATTTAACTAAAAGTCATCTAAAAAATCATTTGAAAACTTTGAAATCTGGTTTTTCACAATGGTATGACATGTTCAATGAGATTTCCTTGAGTGAGTTCGGTTGGAATGTTGATACCCAACTAATTGAAGCATATGAGCAGGTTTGGGATAACTTAATTAAGTTTAGT CCTGAAGCAGTTATACTAAAGACAAAAAAGATGGCCTACTTTGAACAAATGTTGGTATTATTTGCAAGAGATAGAGCTTCAGGAGAAAATGCTGAAACAACAAAGGAGAGAAATGCTAGGTTTAACAAGACTACAAACAtcaaaatagaaagtattttAGAGGTTGATGATTTATTAGCAAGTATGGATGTTACACTGGAGAACCAACGtatagatgatgatgaagatgacatTCAAGTGGTATCTCCTACGCCTAAACAAAATTCAAGTGCGAAAAAGTGTAAACCTAAAAAAAGAAAACTCATAAATGAAGAAGAAAAGGAAGTTGAACCTCAGCCTCAATATGAACTTGAAACATTTGAAACAAAGACTATGAATGCTGTTGGTGATGTGGCTAATGCTATGAGGGAAGGTAACAAAATCTTTGAAAGAGCTTACCATCATGAGTTAACAGGTGATGAAATTTATCAAGAATTGCAGCCGATGGGTTTGGAACCCCATGAAATACTAGGTGCTCTCATGTATTTGGCTCGTAACCAAGCAGATGTGACGACATTGTTTACTTGTCCAATGAACATACGGAAGAATCTACTAAAAACAATGATGAGCGTAGGTAAATGA
- the LOC111898180 gene encoding uncharacterized protein LOC111898180: protein MEKSLSSSSMSSREGSPELQCVGELEIVKAKPPVGFLCGSIPVSTDKSFTAFDSALVPSAPAEGAPRYRVIPTETNLKTLPFRPNIPEKVLPMVAAHSRTGGDLPYESATIASNLRRKGEALAVSGLTEYEDEIDVIAPADILKQIFKIPYSRARLSIAVHRIGQSLVLNTGPDVEEGEKLVRRHKQSQCAEKSLFWNFAMHSVRMEACDCPATQNPEPEERLNSSFLPGNRTSEYPQGKQDSFLWGGKKNQRNKDNDSVKKVTQVKEKSRSSMQESDMYRRVNRDGFLRVLFWKFNNLRMFLGSDLLIFSNEKYVAVSLHLWDVSRQVTPLTWLEAWLDNVMASVPELAICYHQNGVVQGYELLKTDDIFLSKGVSEDGTPAFHPHIVRQNGHSVLRFLQENCKQDPGAYWLYKNAGEDNIQLFDLSVIPKSHATNNCDDDPTFIPSLINRGRSDSLLSLGALLYRVAHRLSLSVSPHNRARCARFLKKCLDFLDQPDQLVVRAFAHEQFARLLLDYDEDLDLTSEVIVVDAEEESDEGFTGISELITQESFNPNKEDENGTNTPESTKLLESNEAESVDTIIQPTSNYKTVELSPTSTPVIQHNVDLISSKLAAIHHVSQAIKSLRWNRQLQGSGTHNRPDHSAPLPIDFSVCACGDTDCIEVCDIRKWLPTSKLDDKLWKLVLLLGESYLALGEAYMEDSQLQQAFKVVRLACLIYGSMPQHLEDTRFISSMSSLEIDIHNTENKTESIVAHYLFWAKAWTLVGDLYVELHLKKPDEKPPARELKVSPEVQKEVERLKKKLGKFNQSCSSCSLVNCSCQSDRASSGSSASSSTGNTRSFRKPSEKTGSKSLSYSSDVAKPSKETESDSKETKENNGGIFKYLNCSNHKDLDHNLTTALHCYKESRKCLEGHFSNSTELQALLKKKGWVCNELGRMRLERKEITKAEQAFSEAISVFKQVSDHNNIILINCNLGHGRRAAAEEIVSQMDHLIFNNARSQNLEAAKSQYCESLKFYRAAKKEVDSVGEESSVLSSNLSNEVYTQFAHTYLRLGMLLARENTTAKVYKSKLEFGKHEISANDAITEALSMYELLGDLRKQEAAYAYFQLACYHRDCCLRLLETDLKKSSVLKGENSVVQRVKQYSSMAERNWLKSMEFYGPKTHSTMFLTILIERAALLCSLAKSSNAYPMLESALNTLLEGRQVPVDRITLQKDDNNVYKRYWSQLQMTLKNMLAVALPTNTKKPLATSQQSTLPSGDLNKLKDLYRLSLKATEFTQLQAIHKLWAS, encoded by the exons ATGGAAAAATCCCTGTCGTCGTCGTCTATGTCGAGTCGAGAAGGCTCGCCGGAGCTTCAGTGCGTCGGTGAACTAGAAATCGTGAAGGCAAAACCACCGGTTGGTTTTCTCTGCGGGTCTATCCCTGTGTCTACTGATAAATCTTTCACTGCCTTCGATTCTGCTCTCGTTCCTTCTGCTCCAGC GGAGGGAGCGCCAAGGTACCGGGTGATTCCGACTGAGACTAATCTCAAAACTTTGCCGTTTCGGCCAAATATTCCGGAAAAGGTTCTCCCGATGGTTGCCGCTCATTCTAGGACCGGTGGAG ATTTGCCTTATGAAAGTGCCACTATTGCATCAAACCTTAGAAGGAAAGGAGAAGCCCTTGCTGTATCTGGTTTAACAGAGTATGAAGATGAAATCGATGTTATTGCTCCAGCTGACATTCTCAAGCAAATATTTAAAATCCCGTATTCCAGGGCTCGACTCTCGATTGCAGTACATCGTATTGGACAGTCTCTAGTATTAAATACAGG GCCTGATGTTGAAGAGGGAGAAAAACTGGTTAGAAGACATAAGCAGTCACAATGTGCAGAAAAATCTTTATTTTGGAATTTTGCTATGCATTCAGTCCGGATGGAAGCATGTGATTGTCCTGCAACTCAAAATCCCGAGCCAGAGGAGCGGCTGAATTCATCATTCCTGCCTGGAAATAGAACTTCTGAGTATCCGCAAGGGAAACAAGATAGTTTTTTATGGGGAGGGAAGAAGAATCAAAGAAACAAAGATAATGATTCTGTAAAAAAGGTCACACAAGTCAAAGAAAAGTCAAGATCCTCAATGCAAGAGTCGGATATGTATAGAAGAGTGAATCGTGATGGATTCTTGAGGGTTCTTTTTTGGAAATTTAATAATTTGCGCATGTTTTTGGGGAGTGACTTGCTTATATTCAGCAATGAGAAATACGTTGCAGTGAGTTTGCACTTGTGGGATGTATCTAGACAGGTTACTCCATTGACATGGCTTGAAGCTTGGCTTGATAATGTGATGGCAAGTGTACCTGAGTTAGCCATCTGTTACCATCAAAATGGTGTTGTTCAGGGATACGAGCTGTTGAAAACGGATGATATTTTTCTTTCCAAGGGTGTATCTGAAGATGGGACTCCTGCTTTTCATCCTCATATTGTCAGACAAAATGGACATTCGGTTTTGCGGTTCCTTCAAGAAAATTGCAAGCAAGATCCTGGAGCTTATTGG CTGTACAAAAATGCCGGCGAGGATAACATTCAACTTTTTGATCTTTCTGTTATTCCCAAGAGTCATGCCACCAACAACTGTGATGACGACCCTACCTTTATACCTTCTTTAATTAATAGAGGGAGAAGTGATTCTTTACTCTCACTAGGGGCGCTTCTCTATCGTGTTGCTCACCGGCTTTCACTTTCCGTG TCTCCTCATAACAGGGCAAGGTGTGCAAGGTTCTTGAAGAAATGTCTTGATTTCCTTGATCAGCCAGATCAACTG GTTGTACGTGCATTTGCTCATGAACAATTTGCAAGGCTACTTTTAGATTATGATGAAGATCTGGATTTGACATCAGAAGTTATTGTAGTTGATGCCGAAGAAGAGTCCGACGAAGGCTTCACTGGGATCTCTGAATTAATAACCCAAGAAAGTTTCAATCCCAACAAAGAGGATGAAAATGGAACAAATACACCTGAATCCACAAAACTTTTGGAGTCAAACGAGGCCGAATCAGTCGACACCATAATCCAGCCAACTTCTAACTACAAAACTGTTGAGTTATCTCCTACATCTACCCCTGTAATTCAACATAATGTTGATCTAATCTCTTCAAAGCTAGCAGCAATACACCATGTCTCTCAGGCTATCAAGTCTCTAAGATGGAATCGCCAGCTACAAGGCTCAGGAACCCATAATAGACCCGACCACAGTGCACCGTTACCAATCGATTTCTCTGTTTGTGCATGTGGTGACACTGATTGCATTGAAGTTTGTGACATTCGAAAATGGCTTCCAACTTCAAAACTCGATGATAAATTatggaaacttgttcttttacttGGAGAATCTTATCTTGCTTTAGGAGAAGCCTACATGGAAGACAGTCAACTCCAACAAGCCTTCAAAGTTGTCCGTTTAGCATGCTTAATTTATGGGTCAATGCCACAGCATCTTGAAGACACGAGATTCATCTCCTCAATGAGTTCATTAGAGATTGATATCCACAATACAGAAAACAAAACCGAATCGATAGTCGCCCATTATCTTTTCTGGGCTAAAGCATGGACACTTGTTGGAGATCTGTATGTTGAATTACATTTAAAAAAACCTGATGAGAAACCACCTGCTCGAGAGTTAAAAGTGTCACCAGAAGTTCAAAAGGAGGTTGAAAGACTGAAGAAGAAACTCGGGAAGTTTAACCAGAGCTGCTCTTCTTGCTCATTGGTTAACTGTAGTTGCCAAAGTGATCGAGCCAGTAGCGGGAGTAGTGCGAGCAGTAGTACTGGAAACACTCGTTCATTTAGAAAGCCCTCTGAAAAAACCGGTTCCAAGAGCTTATCTTATTCATCTGACGTGGCAAAACCTTCTAAAGAGACTGAATCCGATTCAAAAGAGACAAAAGAGAATAATGGTGGCATTTTCAAATACCTTAATTGTTCTAACCATAAAGATTTAGACCATAATCTAACTACTGCTCTTCATTGTTATAAAGAATCCCGAAAATGTTTAGAGGGGCATTTTAGTAATTCGACCGAGTTACAAGCTCTTCTCAAGAAGAAAGGATGGGTATGCAATGAATTAGGCCGAATGAGACTTGAGCGAAAGGAAATTACAAAAGCCGAACAAGCCTTTTCTGAAGCTATCAGTGTGTTCAAACAGGTTTCTGATCATAACAACATTATCTTAATCAACTGTAATTTAGGCCATGGAAGAAGAGCAGCAGCTGAAGAGATTGTATCACAGATGGATCATTTAATTTTCAACAATGCTCGCAGCCAAAATCTTGAAGCTGCAAAATCACAGTATTGTGAATCACTTAAATTTTATCGAGCAGCAAAGAAAGAAGTCGATAGTGTTGGTGAAGAATCCAGTGTCCTTTCTAGCAATCTTAGCAATGAAGTTTACACACAATTTGCTCATACATATCTAAGGCTTGGAATGCTTTTGGCGAGAGAAAATACAACAGCTAAAGTTTATAAATCTAAATTGGAATTCGGGAAACATGAGATTTCAGCGAATGATGCGATTACAGAGGCTTTGTCAATGTATGAGTTACTAGGGGATTTAAGGAAACAAGAGGCTGCGTATGCATATTTTCAGCTTGCTTGTTACCATAGGGATTGTTGTTTGAGGTTATTGGAGACTGATTTGAAGAAAAGCAGTGTTTTGAAAGGTGAAAATAGTGTGGTCCAAAGAGTGAAACAGTATTCCTCAATGGCTGAGAGGAATTGGCTCAAGTCTATGGAGTTTTATGGGCCGAAAACGCATTCTACAATGTTTCTGACCATTTTGATTGAGAGGGCAGCTTTGTTATGTAGCTTGGCTAAGTCATCTAACGCGTATCCG ATGTTGGAATCAGCTCTGAATACTCTTCTTGAAGGACGCCAAGTGCCTGTAGACAGAATCACATTACAAAAGGATGATAATAATGTGTACAAAAGATATTGGAGTCAGCTACAGATGACATTAAAGAACATGCTAGCAGTAGCTCTTCCTACCAACACAAAGAAGCCTCTTGCTACTTCCCAACAAAGCACCCTGCCATCTGGAGATCTCAATAAACTCAAGGACCTTTACCGTTTATCTTTAAAGGCCACCGAGTTCACTCAGTTGCAAGCCATCCACAAGTTATGGGCATCTTAA
- the LOC111898182 gene encoding 50S ribosomal protein L21, chloroplastic, translated as MAMSFSCASSSCSPSITSIFTHKKSLPATPTPFSFLCHSLPHSYSSLSFTSPSYHRPLSSSTIVPRLSVTETPSVESEAVAEDFVPVESQPVEETPPESKGEEVFAVVMIGGRQYIVFPGRFLYTQRLKGANVDDKIILNKVLLVGTKTSTYIGKPVVPNAAVHAVVEEQGLDPKVVVFKYKKKKNYRRNIGHRQPNTRIRIVGITGYQDSPASTLP; from the exons ATGGCGATGAGCTTCTCTTGCGCCTCATCTTCCTGCTCTCCTTCCATCACATCCATCTTTACCCACAAAAAATCTCTTCCAGCAACACCAACTCCCTTCAGTTTTCTCTGTCATTCTCTTCCTCATTCATATTCTTCCCTCAGTTTCACTTCTCCTTCATACCACAGACCATTATCTTCATCCACGATTGTTCCAAGGCTTTCCGTAACTGAAACTCCATCTGTTGAATCAGAAGCCGTTGCCGAAGATTTTGTACCCGTGGAGTCACAGCCTGTCGAAGAAACCCCGCCGGAATCGAAAGGGGAAGAAGTCTTCGCCGTTGTCATG ATTGGGGGTCGACAATATATTGTTTTTCCAGGGCGTTTTCTGTATACACAGAGGCTCAAGGGTGCAAACGTTGATGACAAA ATTATTCTGAACAAGGTGTTGCTCGTTGGTACAAAAACTAGCACATATATCGGGAAGCCCGTGGTGCCTAATGCAGCTGTACATGCAGTGGTAGAGGAACAG GGTTTGGATCCAAAGGTGGTGGTGTTCAagtacaagaagaagaagaattacaGGAGGAATATTGGCCACAGACAG CCAAACACTCGAATTCGGATTGTGGGCATCACGGGGTATCAAGATTCCCCAGCATCAACTCTCCCCTGA
- the LOC111898181 gene encoding uncharacterized protein LOC111898181 isoform X2 yields MMLDVLEARMAMGMCMGVHNPTTLRSAPSFRRTKLRAKPTAALIASSSSRTEGRTVGGLLLQPKHDLNEVKGDDATVNNIIIKKKKRVFFLDVNPICYDGSTPSLHSFAHWISLFFCEVSLTDPVIAVIDGEGAHEYRKQMLPSYKAHRRKFSPWVSESAKAPIRRSYQLISDTLTKCNVPVVKIPGEEADDVVATLVEQVLEMGYRVAIASPDKDFKQLICQDVQLVMPLPDLKRWSFYTLNHYIAQYKCDPLSDLSLSDEADGVPGIQHLVPGFGMKTALKLIKKHGSLENLLNAAAVRTVGKPYVQDALTKHASHFRRNYHVLSLRRDVNIRIQEEWLHKRHTQNDSEIISSFLDLLGETRSSKMLKRVQ; encoded by the exons ATGATGTTGGACGTCCTAGAAGCTCGTATGGCGATGGGTATGTGTATGGGTGTTCATAATCCGACTACTCTTCGCTCAGCTCCCTCTTTCAGGCGCACGAAGCTCCGAGCCAAACCTACTGCTGCCCTtattgcttcttcttcttctcggaCGGAAGGTCGAACAGTTGGTGGACTGCTGTTGCAACCAAAGCATGACCTAAACGAAGTAAAGGGAGATGATGCTACTGTTAATAATATCAtcatcaagaagaagaaaaggGTGTTCTTTTTGGATGTGAACCCAATCTGTTATGATGGTAGCACCCCGAGTTTACACTCTTTTGCTCACTGGATTTCCCTTTTCTTCTGCGAAGTCAGCCTTACAGACCCTGTTATTGCC GTTATTGATGGAGAAGGAGCTCATGAATATAGGAAACAAATGTTACCTTCATATAAAGCACACAGAAGAAAATTTTCACCATGGGTATCAGAATCAGCAAAAGCTCCAATAAGAAGATCATATCAACTAATTTCAGATACCCTTACAAAATGTAATGTGCCG GTTGTGAAGATTCCTGGTGAAGAAGCAGATGATGTTGTTGCTACACTTGTTGAACAAGTTTTGGAAATGGGATACCGTGTTGCTATTGCTTCTCCTGATAAAGATTTCAAGCAATTGATATGTCAAGATGTGCAGCTTGTTATGCCTCTTCCTGACTTAAAAAGATGGTCATTTTATACCTTGAATCACTACATAGCTCAATACAAGTGTGATCCACTCTCTGATTTAAGTCTTA GTGATGAAGCAGATGGTGTTCCTGGAATTCAACATCTGGTGCCTGGTTTTGGGATGAAAACTGCCTTAAAACTTATAAAGAAACATGGTTCATTAGAAAATCTACTTAATGCTGCAGCTGTAAGAACCGTTGGGAAACCTTATGTCCAAGATGCCCTCACAAAGCATGCCAGCCACTTCCGAAGGAACTATCATGTTCTTTCCTTGAGGAG GGATGTTAACATTAGGATACAGGAAGAGTGGTTGCataagagacacacacagaatGATTCAGAAATTATATCAAGCTTTCTTGATTTGTTGGGGGAAACTCGTAGTTCTAAAATGTTAAAGAGAGTTCAGTGA
- the LOC111898183 gene encoding calcium-dependent protein kinase 11: MEVSNDISFYNILFSTFPPINQTVSQIAIEEYQKTRNNSSRSMKKPSTNVLPHETPNLREHYTIGNKLGHGQFGTTYLCTEKSTGIDYACKSIPKRKLLCRDDYDDVWREIQIMHHLSESPCVVRIKCTYEDNVFVHLVMELCTGGELFDRIVNKGWYSERQAAKFMKTVVEVVVACRSLGVIHRDLKPENFLFDSHEENAQLKAIDFGLSIFYKPGEYLCDMVGSAYYVAPEVLHKRYGPEIDVWSAGVIFYILLSGVPPFWAETDSGIFKKILTGQLDFESEPWPQITETAKDLIKTMLDRNPEQRITAHQVLHHPWIMDDQVAPDNPLDSTVVSRLKQFSAMNKLKKMALRVIAGRLSEEEIGGLKQLFKTIDTDHSGTITFKELKEGLAGIGNNVMESELMELMNAVDTDNSGTIDYTEFLTATLHLNKMQREENLLAAFSFFDKDNSGYITQDELQQACRDFGLQDVPLEEMIKEIDQDHVSILGINVFFCCDLTLVLRDRTDG; encoded by the exons ATGGAAGTG TCCAATGATATTTCATTTTATAATATACTTTTCTCAACATTCCCACCCATCAATCAAACAGTCTCCCAAATTGCAATAGAAGAATATCAGAAAACGAGGAATAATTCATCAAGATCCATGAAGAAACCAAGCACCAACGTCCTCCCACACGAAACCCCAAACCTCAGGGAACATTACACAATCGGAAACAAGCTTGGCCATGGCCAATTCGGCACCACCTACCTTTGCACCGAAAAATCCACCGGAATCGATTACGCCTGCAAATCCATCCCCAAACGGAAGCTTTTATGCAGAGATGATTATGATGATGTCTGGAGGGAGATTCAAATCATGCATCATTTGTCTGAAAGCCCATGTGTTGTAAGGATCAAATGCACTTATGAAGACAATGTTTTTGTTCATTTGGTGATGGAGTTATGTACAGGTGGTGAGCTTTTTGATCGGATTGTTAACAAAGGGTGGTATAGTGAAAGACAGGCGGCTAAATTCATGAAGACGGTTGTTGAGGTGGTGGTGGCTTGTCGTTCTCTTGGTGTTATACACCGTGATCTTAAACCCGAGAATTTTTTGTTCGATAGTCATGAAGAGAATGCACAGCTTAAAGCCATTGATTTTGGGTTGTCCATTTTCTATAAACCAG GAGAGTATTTGTGTGACATGGTTGGAAGTGCGTATTATGTTGCTCCAGAAGTTTTACATAAACGTTATGGCCCGGAAATCGATGTGTGGAGTGCCGGGGTTATTTTTTACATATTACTATCCGGGGTTCCACCTTTTTGGGCAG AGACAGATTCGGGCATTTTTAAAAAGATTTTAACGGGACAACTTGATTTCGAATCGGAACCATGGCCACAAATTACTGAAACCGCTAAAGATTTAATCAAAACAATGCTAGATAGAAACCCAGAGCAAAGAATAACCGCTCATCAAGTCCTAC ATCACCCATGGATCATGGATGACCAAGTCGCCCCAGACAACCCATTAGATTCTACGGTTGTATCACGCCTCAAACAGTTTTCCGCCATGAACAAACTCAAAAAGATGGCTTTACGG GTGATTGCGGGAAGGCTTTCGGAAGAGGAGATCGGTGGTTTAAAGCAGTTATTTAAAACAATTGATACAGACCACAGTGGGACAATAACATTTAAAGAACTGAAAGAAGGGTTGGCTGGAATTGGCAACAATGTAATGGAATCTGAACTCATGGAACTTATGAATGCAGTGGATACTGATAACAGTGGGACAATTGATTACACTGAATTTTTAACAGCAACACTGCATTTAAACAAGATGCAAAGAGAGGAAAACCTACTTGCAGCTTTTTCGTTTTTTGATAAAGATAACAGTGGGTATATTACACAAGATGAGCTTCAACAAGCATGTAGAGATTTCGGTTTACAGGATGTTCCATTGGAAGAAATGATCAAAGAAATTGATCAAGATCATGTAAGCATATTAGGTATTAACGTCTTTTTTTGTTGTGATTTGACATTGGTTTTGCGTGACAGGACGGACGGATAG
- the LOC111898181 gene encoding uncharacterized protein LOC111898181 isoform X1, whose amino-acid sequence MMLDVLEARMAMGMCMGVHNPTTLRSAPSFRRTKLRAKPTAALIASSSSRTEGRTVGGLLLQPKHDLNEVKGDDATVNNIIIKKKKRVFFLDVNPICYDGSTPSLHSFAHWISLFFCEVSLTDPVIAVIDGEGAHEYRKQMLPSYKAHRRKFSPWVSESAKAPIRRSYQLISDTLTKCNVPVVKIPGEEADDVVATLVEQVLEMGYRVAIASPDKDFKQLICQDVQLVMPLPDLKRWSFYTLNHYIAQYKCDPLSDLSLRCILGDEADGVPGIQHLVPGFGMKTALKLIKKHGSLENLLNAAAVRTVGKPYVQDALTKHASHFRRNYHVLSLRRDVNIRIQEEWLHKRHTQNDSEIISSFLDLLGETRSSKMLKRVQ is encoded by the exons ATGATGTTGGACGTCCTAGAAGCTCGTATGGCGATGGGTATGTGTATGGGTGTTCATAATCCGACTACTCTTCGCTCAGCTCCCTCTTTCAGGCGCACGAAGCTCCGAGCCAAACCTACTGCTGCCCTtattgcttcttcttcttctcggaCGGAAGGTCGAACAGTTGGTGGACTGCTGTTGCAACCAAAGCATGACCTAAACGAAGTAAAGGGAGATGATGCTACTGTTAATAATATCAtcatcaagaagaagaaaaggGTGTTCTTTTTGGATGTGAACCCAATCTGTTATGATGGTAGCACCCCGAGTTTACACTCTTTTGCTCACTGGATTTCCCTTTTCTTCTGCGAAGTCAGCCTTACAGACCCTGTTATTGCC GTTATTGATGGAGAAGGAGCTCATGAATATAGGAAACAAATGTTACCTTCATATAAAGCACACAGAAGAAAATTTTCACCATGGGTATCAGAATCAGCAAAAGCTCCAATAAGAAGATCATATCAACTAATTTCAGATACCCTTACAAAATGTAATGTGCCG GTTGTGAAGATTCCTGGTGAAGAAGCAGATGATGTTGTTGCTACACTTGTTGAACAAGTTTTGGAAATGGGATACCGTGTTGCTATTGCTTCTCCTGATAAAGATTTCAAGCAATTGATATGTCAAGATGTGCAGCTTGTTATGCCTCTTCCTGACTTAAAAAGATGGTCATTTTATACCTTGAATCACTACATAGCTCAATACAAGTGTGATCCACTCTCTGATTTAAGTCTTA GATGCATTTTAGGTGATGAAGCAGATGGTGTTCCTGGAATTCAACATCTGGTGCCTGGTTTTGGGATGAAAACTGCCTTAAAACTTATAAAGAAACATGGTTCATTAGAAAATCTACTTAATGCTGCAGCTGTAAGAACCGTTGGGAAACCTTATGTCCAAGATGCCCTCACAAAGCATGCCAGCCACTTCCGAAGGAACTATCATGTTCTTTCCTTGAGGAG GGATGTTAACATTAGGATACAGGAAGAGTGGTTGCataagagacacacacagaatGATTCAGAAATTATATCAAGCTTTCTTGATTTGTTGGGGGAAACTCGTAGTTCTAAAATGTTAAAGAGAGTTCAGTGA